From the Clupea harengus unplaced genomic scaffold, Ch_v2.0.2, whole genome shotgun sequence genome, the window gtttgttttgtgtgtgtgtgtgtgtgtgtgtgtgtgtgtgtgtgtgtgtgtgtgtgtgtgtgtgtgtgtgtgtgtgtgtgtgtgtgtgtgtgtgtgtgtgtgtgtgtgtgtgtgtgtgtgtgtgtgtgtgtgtgtgtgtgtgtgccctgcaggCCTCGGTGACCGTGCGTGAGGGGGTGGACATTGTACAAACCAACTTGTCCTTCTTACGCCAGCAGTTTACTCGCATGGCTACACACATCTTGCGCTgcacaggtaaacaaacactcCTCTCCACTGTACACTGGGGTTAGTGGAGGAACACCTAGAGAACATTATAGTTTGGTTtttactgttttgtgtgtgtgtgtgtgtgtgtgtgtgttgaccttaTTGATTGTGCATATTTTTGATTATCAGTACTTTCTTCTTCATGTAGAGGTAGCATATAACACATCCATCTAAAGCAAAACAGAGAATATGAACTAGGGGGTAACTAGGGAGCTGGGAGTTTTTGCAGTATTTTATGACTGCTGCTTGTGTTGGACTTTTAATTGCATTattaatgagtgtttgtctcTCCCCGCAGACCACACCTTTGGCCCACGGCTTCTGTACATGTGCACCCAGGGCCTGTTTGAGTGTCTGGCTCTCAATCTGTACTGcctgagaggagagcagagagccctCACCGCTGTCATCAACCACCGCATCGTTAGTACTCACACTCAtgagcacgcgcacacacactcacacacccacaagttCACACCATATTATTGCGGCTATCACTAATGCTCATGACCAGTGtagacattctgtgtgtgtaatatgtgtgtgtgtgtgtgtgtgtgtgtgtgtgtgtgtgtgtgtgtgtgtgtgcgcgcgcgcagaGGAGGATGTCTGCGGAGGTGAACCCCAGCCTGGTGAACTGGCTCACCAGCATGATGACCATGAGGCTGCACGTGATCCTGGAGCACAACCCTGTACAGGAGGCTGACATCAACCATtacgtcatacacacacaggt encodes:
- the LOC122132753 gene encoding large proline-rich protein BAG6-like, which produces MATHILRCTDHTFGPRLLYMCTQGLFECLALNLYCLRGEQRALTAVINHRIRRMSAEVNPSLVNWLTSMMTMRLHVILEHNPVQEADINHYVIHTQTEATQRVESDVQTEQQADSQNVE